A genomic region of Bombus fervidus isolate BK054 chromosome 17, iyBomFerv1, whole genome shotgun sequence contains the following coding sequences:
- the Hacl gene encoding 2-hydroxyacyl-CoA lyase isoform X2 yields the protein MLCCASLRIFNEPLIVLAGSCAQDHEGVGGFQEWPQVESSKPYCKYAGRPPSAALIPLHVEKAVRLSTYGRPGATYLDLPATLLIQSIDEENIYKVASCPPPPLVFPDQRLIQQAANLLMRARKPLLIIGKGAAYGRAENEVRSMVYLTGIPFLPMPMGKGVVPDTNERCVSSARTFALQQSDVILLLGARLNWMLHFGKPPRFQPDVKVIQVDLCPEELHNSVPSAIAIQSDISTAVDSLVTILKERKWFVEENNPWWKDLLAKSNKNRAMIQKMSMDVSVPLNYYAVFKHIQDIIPSDCIICSEGANTMDIGKTILLNNQPRHRLDAATFGTMGVGLGFAIAAALYCKKNAPTKRVICVEGDSAFGFSGMEIETMFRYKLPIIVIIINNNGIYNGLDNETFRQIQASGEPTQVIPPNSLTSETHYEKMLEMFGRKGHFCTTVQDIQRTLRICLQVNDSPSLINIMINPQADRKQQKFNWLTESKL from the exons ATGCTATGCTGCGCAAGCTTACGGATATTTAACGA GCCGCTCATAGTACTTGCTGGATCATGTGCTCAAGATCATGAGGGCGTCGGGGGTTTTCAGGAATGGCCACAGGTAGAATCCAGTAAACCCTATTGTAAATATGCTGGCCGGCCGCCGTCTGCAGCGTTAATACCGCTTCACGTGGAAAAGGCCGTCCGACTTTCTACCTACGGTCGACCAG GTGCTACGTACCTGGATTTACCAGctactttattaattcaatCAATCGACGAAGAAAACATTTATAAAGTTGCATCATGTCCACCACCGCCACTAGTATTTCCCGATCAACGATTAATCCAACAAGCAGCTAATTTGCTTATGAGAGCAAGGAAACCATTGTTGATTATAGGAAAAG GAGCAGCCTATGGAAGAGCAGAGAATGAAGTCCGTAGTATGGTATATTTAACCGGTATTCCTTTCCTTCCGATGCCGATGGGAAAAGGAGTCGTTCCAGACACGAATGAACGATGCGTTTCTAGTGCTAGAACATTTGCATTGCAACAAAGCGATGTCATTTTATTACTAGGTGCTAGATTAAATTGGATGTTACACTTTGGCAAGCCACCTCGTTTCCAGCCTGATGTTAAAGTGATACAG GTCGATTTGTGTCCAGAGGAACTGCACAATTCTGTTCCTTCCGCAATCGCAATTCAATCTGATATATCTACAGCTGTAGATAGTCTTGTTACCATTTTGAAAGAACGTAAATGGTTTGTTGAAGAAAATAATCCATGGTGGAAAGATTTACTAGccaaatcaaataaaaatagagcAATGATTCAA aaaatgtCAATGGATGTTTCGGTACCGTTAAATTATTATGCCGTTTTTAAACATATTCAAGATATAATTCCATCTG ATTGTATTATTTGCTCAGAAGGAGCTAATACAATGGACATAGGAAAaacgattttattaaataatcaaccCCGTCACAGACTAGATGCTGCCACCTTTGGTACAATGGGCGTCGGTTTGGGGTTTGCTATAGCAGCCGCCCTTTACTGTAAAAAAAATGCTCCCACAAAAAGAGTTATTTGTGTAGAAGGAGACAGTGCATTTGGGTTTTCTGGCATGGAAATTGAAACAATGTTTAG atataaaCTACCTATTATTGTcatcattataaataataatggtaTTTATAATGGTCTGGATAATGAAACATTTAGACAAATACAAGCTTCGGGAGAACCAACACAGGT AATACCGCCAAATTCTTTAACATCAGAAACAcattatgaaaaaatgttagaGATGTTTGGTCGCAAAGGTCATTTCTGCACCACTGTACAAGATATACAACGTACACTCAGAATATGCCTtcaa gTCAATGATTCTCCTAGCTTGATAAACATTATGATTAATCCCCAGGCTGATCGTAAACAACAAAAGTTCAATTGGTTGACAGAATCAAAGCTCTAA
- the Hacl gene encoding 2-hydroxyacyl-CoA lyase isoform X1: protein MKNGNQITAEALKEQGVEYAFGIMGHPVIELALSIQMAGIQYLGFRNEQAACYAAQAYGYLTRKPAVVLCVSGPGLLHVIGGMANAQINCWPLIVLAGSCAQDHEGVGGFQEWPQVESSKPYCKYAGRPPSAALIPLHVEKAVRLSTYGRPGATYLDLPATLLIQSIDEENIYKVASCPPPPLVFPDQRLIQQAANLLMRARKPLLIIGKGAAYGRAENEVRSMVYLTGIPFLPMPMGKGVVPDTNERCVSSARTFALQQSDVILLLGARLNWMLHFGKPPRFQPDVKVIQVDLCPEELHNSVPSAIAIQSDISTAVDSLVTILKERKWFVEENNPWWKDLLAKSNKNRAMIQKMSMDVSVPLNYYAVFKHIQDIIPSDCIICSEGANTMDIGKTILLNNQPRHRLDAATFGTMGVGLGFAIAAALYCKKNAPTKRVICVEGDSAFGFSGMEIETMFRYKLPIIVIIINNNGIYNGLDNETFRQIQASGEPTQVIPPNSLTSETHYEKMLEMFGRKGHFCTTVQDIQRTLRICLQVNDSPSLINIMINPQADRKQQKFNWLTESKL, encoded by the exons ATGAAGAACGGAAATCAAATAACCGCGGAAGCTTTAAAAGAACAA GGTGTCGAGTATGCTTTCGGTATAATGGGACATCCTGTAATTGAGCTAGCACTATCCATACAGATGGCGGGTATTCAATATCTTGGATTTAGAAATGAACAAGCTGCATGCTATGCTGCGCAAGCTTACGGATATTTAACGA GGAAACCAGCCGTCGTACTGTGCGTTTCTGGACCAGGATTGCTTCATGTTATCGGTGGTATGGCGAACGCTCAAATAAATTGCTG GCCGCTCATAGTACTTGCTGGATCATGTGCTCAAGATCATGAGGGCGTCGGGGGTTTTCAGGAATGGCCACAGGTAGAATCCAGTAAACCCTATTGTAAATATGCTGGCCGGCCGCCGTCTGCAGCGTTAATACCGCTTCACGTGGAAAAGGCCGTCCGACTTTCTACCTACGGTCGACCAG GTGCTACGTACCTGGATTTACCAGctactttattaattcaatCAATCGACGAAGAAAACATTTATAAAGTTGCATCATGTCCACCACCGCCACTAGTATTTCCCGATCAACGATTAATCCAACAAGCAGCTAATTTGCTTATGAGAGCAAGGAAACCATTGTTGATTATAGGAAAAG GAGCAGCCTATGGAAGAGCAGAGAATGAAGTCCGTAGTATGGTATATTTAACCGGTATTCCTTTCCTTCCGATGCCGATGGGAAAAGGAGTCGTTCCAGACACGAATGAACGATGCGTTTCTAGTGCTAGAACATTTGCATTGCAACAAAGCGATGTCATTTTATTACTAGGTGCTAGATTAAATTGGATGTTACACTTTGGCAAGCCACCTCGTTTCCAGCCTGATGTTAAAGTGATACAG GTCGATTTGTGTCCAGAGGAACTGCACAATTCTGTTCCTTCCGCAATCGCAATTCAATCTGATATATCTACAGCTGTAGATAGTCTTGTTACCATTTTGAAAGAACGTAAATGGTTTGTTGAAGAAAATAATCCATGGTGGAAAGATTTACTAGccaaatcaaataaaaatagagcAATGATTCAA aaaatgtCAATGGATGTTTCGGTACCGTTAAATTATTATGCCGTTTTTAAACATATTCAAGATATAATTCCATCTG ATTGTATTATTTGCTCAGAAGGAGCTAATACAATGGACATAGGAAAaacgattttattaaataatcaaccCCGTCACAGACTAGATGCTGCCACCTTTGGTACAATGGGCGTCGGTTTGGGGTTTGCTATAGCAGCCGCCCTTTACTGTAAAAAAAATGCTCCCACAAAAAGAGTTATTTGTGTAGAAGGAGACAGTGCATTTGGGTTTTCTGGCATGGAAATTGAAACAATGTTTAG atataaaCTACCTATTATTGTcatcattataaataataatggtaTTTATAATGGTCTGGATAATGAAACATTTAGACAAATACAAGCTTCGGGAGAACCAACACAGGT AATACCGCCAAATTCTTTAACATCAGAAACAcattatgaaaaaatgttagaGATGTTTGGTCGCAAAGGTCATTTCTGCACCACTGTACAAGATATACAACGTACACTCAGAATATGCCTtcaa gTCAATGATTCTCCTAGCTTGATAAACATTATGATTAATCCCCAGGCTGATCGTAAACAACAAAAGTTCAATTGGTTGACAGAATCAAAGCTCTAA
- the Faf2 gene encoding fas-associated factor 2, which yields MADFALNGFSSDQTEKILQFQDLTGIEDLSICRDVLQRHNWNLEVAVQEQLNLYEGRPSMYAQDSRSRPPQVVDDSSSRIYFHYSGSPNGRGSYLWYIFSLCYQRVISILQLLLSIFRRNVRPVSSDPVEDVINFIRSYEESYGNSHPVFYQGSYSQALSDAKQELRFLLVYLHKDEAQNVDQWCRNTLGNVEVVQYVNTHTLFWACNVKSGEGYKVAEALKSGSYPFLAIIVLRDNRMTIVGRMEGTPSPSELISRLQTFIDHNEINLIQARQERAERSAAQSLRQQQDQAYEESLRADQEKDRRREEERRAREEREAREKEQLNAQEMEIQRIRREKELTVCKVPLEPEPTDPNACHLQIKLGERTMKRRFLMSDTLEDVYHWIFSQPDSPVSFEITTSFPKRILYPCREILTLSDAELTHREVLHVNDLDD from the exons ATGGCAGATTTCGCTTTAAACGGATTTAGTAGTGATCAGACTGAGAAGATCCTGCAGTTTCAG GATTTGACAGGTATCGAGGATCTATCAATTTGCAGAGACGTCTTACAGAGGCATAATTGGAATTTAGAGGTTGCAGTTCAG gAACAACTAAATTTGTATGAAGGAAGACCATCAATGTATGCACAGGATTCAAGATCAAGACCACCACAAGTTGTTGATGATAGCAGTTctagaatatattttcattattctgGAAGTCCTAATGGCAGGGGTAGTTATTTATGGTATATCTTTTCATTGTGTTATCAAAGGGTCATTAGCATCCTACAACTACTTCTGTCAATATTTAGAAGAAATGTCAGACCTG TATCTTCTGATCCTGTGGAAGATGTgattaatttcattcgatCTTATGAGGAATCTTATGGTAACAGTCATCCTGTTTTTTATCAAGGCTCTTACAGCCAAGCTCTTTCCGATGCAAAACAAGAATTAAGGTTTTTGTTAGTATATTTGCATAAAGATGAAGCACAAAATGTTGATCAGTGGTGcag GAACACATTAGGTAATGTAGAAGTTGTTCAATACGTAAATACACACACCTTATTTTGGGCATGTAATGTGAAATCAGGTGAAGGTTATAAAGTAGCAGAAGCTCTTAAATCTGGCTCTTATCCTTTCCTGGCTATTATTGTTTTAAGAGATAATAGAATGACGATAGTTGGTCg gATGGAAGGTACACCATCACCTTCTGAATTAATATCTCGATTACAAACATTTATAGATCAcaacgaaattaatttaatacaagCTCGTCAAGAaag GGCGGAGCGTAGTGCGGCGCAATCTTTACGTCAACAACAAGATCAAGCATATGAGGAATCGCTACGTGCGGATCAAGAGAAGGATCGGAGGAGAGAAGAGGAACGAAGAGCACGCGAGGAACGAGAGgctagagaaaaagaacaacTAAATGCacaagaaatggaaattcaacGTATTCGCCGCGAGAAAGAACTTACAGTTTGTAAAGTGCCCCTCGAGCCAGAGCCTACTGATCCTAATGCATGTCATCTTCAAATTAAGCTTGGAGAAAGGACAATGAAAAGACGTTTTCTAATGTCCGACACGTTAGAA gATGTATATCATTGGATATTTAGTCAGCCGGATTCTCCAGTGAGTTTTGAAATAACTACTAGTTTCCCgaagagaattttatatccgtgtagagaaattttaacattatcAGACGCTGAATTAACACACAGAGAAGTTCTCCATGTTAATGATTTAGATGATTAA
- the LOC141445923 gene encoding uncharacterized protein: MDSGDIDTKVEIQKTLISLNEITLKIKNELNIINDLVKKDGQLHTAVVDANKTLTVVAQDMGINVENILSNEKSENESQFNLRDIISSAAFQEKIFACLNNM, encoded by the exons ATGGATAGTGGTGATATTGATACTAAAGTTGAAATTCAAAAGACTCTGATATCTCTTAACgaaataacattaaaaat AAAAAATGAGTTGAACATAATTAATGACCTCGTAAAAAAAGACGGACAACTTCACACAGCTGTGGTTGATGcaaataaaacattaactGTAGTAGCCCAAGATATGGGCATAAATGTTGAGAATATTTTAAGTAATGAGAAAAGTGAAAATGAATCTCAATTTAACTTAAGGGATATTATATCTTCTGCTGCTTtccaagaaaaaatatttgcatgtttaaataatatgtga